The proteins below come from a single Campylobacter sp. CCUG 57310 genomic window:
- a CDS encoding FixH family protein: protein MQNNTKTFWPHAIVLSIIAIVIACIATIVIALKNPVQMDNFYMDRYQNVDENINEIRDAHKRFEAKYAVAFDNPNPRAMEGEFEFKITPKGTQVPNFKTQILLTKPETNEFNEELSLTQQKEVLKTAKVKLAKEGRWQILLKINDGEDTGFYKFDINATR from the coding sequence ATGCAAAATAACACAAAGACGTTTTGGCCTCACGCGATAGTGCTTTCCATCATCGCCATAGTGATAGCTTGCATCGCAACTATCGTTATCGCGCTTAAAAATCCCGTGCAGATGGATAACTTTTATATGGATAGATATCAAAATGTCGATGAAAACATAAACGAGATAAGAGATGCTCACAAACGCTTTGAAGCCAAATACGCAGTTGCGTTTGATAATCCAAATCCAAGAGCTATGGAGGGCGAATTTGAGTTTAAAATCACTCCTAAAGGCACCCAAGTGCCAAATTTCAAAACGCAAATTTTGCTTACTAAGCCTGAAACGAACGAATTTAACGAGGAGCTAAGCCTCACCCAACAAAAGGAAGTTTTAAAAACAGCCAAGGTAAAATTAGCCAAAGAGGGCAGATGGCAAATTTTGCTTAAGATAAATGACGGCGAAGATACGGGGTTTTATAAATTCGATATAAACGCCACTAGATAG
- a CDS encoding PD-(D/E)XK nuclease family protein translates to MIDRQNSLFVFTNSRKIREFNSKFENQLIPKALTIAEFEKKAVFVRDKFEADSTYLLVLMQRATSSVKEANLKLKIPNEFFAFLKNNDYLFSFFKELAIQKRAIADIKFSDIYADFEEHLDILEAVFKEYKALLEAENLYDEITLSEIYELNTWFISSYSEIIIEIDGFLSEFEWELIGKISNLTTLKIIFQTSKFNKKLIEKIAQISSIEIENFTPYTKFELNLSAKSLKSLEKIERKRAIEARSFSVRSLQCAYAMAKVSEFIREGIAPEKIAVILPDESFGEILKLHDFNRLFNFAMGESFTHTKIFQTLSYINDAINDKKSINLSPENSLKFSEFEFVLNSFGVSDELFNKFKNGYESACSFEKFKELMDDILVLQNDARVEEKILEELFFVQNLSRYFSFSLRQICEIFLMRLRSLSLDDVGGGKVSVIGVLESRGMKFEGVILLDFNDDLIPKRSVNEMFLNSRVREKAGLISYAERENLQRFYYESLINSAKKVAIAYVLNEEKIASRFLNEFSVVEDVKFSDESYMKLLGGLNSATLKGFDEEVVLKHDFFARPLSFSRLNTFLKCARKYYYAYIKGIKPANMPYEKRDFEVGLKLHAALCEYYQNFKEFDLSKFKNILLQKDISPLDFEILMVKFEKFSEVEEARFKEGWRVLECEKRLENTFCGVHIIGVIDRIDVKNEQMMLIDYKSGLIEKKSLQLPFYQALIGKECETRYYDLKNEMNLVENSSNLDELQAEMENLKSINNTHINFAQNISAECRYCEFKTICKGEL, encoded by the coding sequence GTGATAGATAGACAAAATTCGCTTTTTGTATTTACAAACTCACGAAAAATTCGCGAATTTAACTCAAAATTTGAAAACCAACTCATACCAAAAGCTCTTACAATAGCCGAATTTGAGAAAAAGGCGGTTTTTGTAAGAGATAAATTTGAGGCTGATTCCACTTATCTGCTTGTTTTGATGCAAAGAGCCACATCAAGCGTAAAAGAAGCAAATTTAAAGCTAAAAATCCCAAATGAATTTTTTGCTTTTTTAAAAAACAACGACTATCTTTTTAGTTTTTTTAAAGAGCTTGCTATCCAAAAAAGAGCCATTGCGGACATCAAATTTAGCGATATATACGCTGATTTTGAGGAGCACCTTGATATCCTTGAAGCGGTTTTTAAAGAGTATAAAGCTCTGCTTGAAGCCGAGAATTTATACGATGAGATAACTTTGAGTGAAATTTATGAACTAAATACTTGGTTTATAAGCTCTTATAGTGAAATTATAATTGAAATAGACGGATTTTTAAGCGAATTTGAATGGGAGCTCATCGGCAAAATTTCAAATTTAACAACTCTAAAAATCATCTTTCAAACAAGTAAATTTAATAAAAAACTTATTGAGAAGATAGCTCAAATTTCAAGCATCGAGATAGAAAATTTCACCCCTTATACAAAATTTGAACTAAATCTCAGCGCAAAAAGCCTCAAAAGTCTTGAAAAAATAGAGCGAAAAAGAGCTATAGAGGCTCGCTCGTTTAGTGTTAGAAGCTTGCAGTGCGCTTACGCTATGGCTAAAGTTAGCGAGTTCATACGCGAAGGTATCGCACCTGAAAAGATAGCTGTCATACTACCTGATGAGAGTTTTGGCGAGATTTTAAAACTGCATGATTTTAACAGGCTATTTAACTTTGCAATGGGCGAGAGCTTTACACATACTAAAATTTTTCAGACGCTAAGCTATATAAACGACGCGATAAACGATAAGAAAAGCATAAATTTAAGTCCCGAAAACAGCCTAAAATTTAGTGAATTTGAGTTTGTGTTAAACTCATTTGGCGTTAGCGACGAACTTTTTAATAAATTTAAAAACGGCTATGAAAGTGCTTGTTCGTTTGAAAAATTTAAAGAGCTGATGGATGACATTTTAGTCTTGCAAAATGATGCCAGAGTAGAAGAAAAGATACTTGAAGAGCTCTTTTTCGTGCAGAATTTATCGCGCTATTTTAGCTTTAGTTTAAGGCAAATTTGTGAGATATTTTTAATGCGTCTAAGATCGCTTAGCCTTGATGACGTAGGCGGCGGAAAGGTTAGCGTGATCGGCGTTCTTGAAAGTCGCGGTATGAAATTTGAGGGTGTGATACTGCTTGATTTTAACGACGATCTAATACCAAAAAGAAGCGTAAATGAGATGTTTTTAAACTCTCGAGTTAGAGAAAAAGCAGGTCTTATAAGCTACGCCGAGCGTGAAAATTTGCAGAGGTTTTATTATGAAAGCCTTATAAATTCAGCCAAAAAAGTAGCGATTGCCTATGTCTTAAACGAAGAAAAGATAGCTTCGAGATTTTTAAACGAATTTAGTGTGGTTGAGGACGTTAAATTTAGTGACGAAAGCTATATGAAACTGCTTGGCGGTTTAAATTCAGCTACTCTTAAGGGCTTTGATGAAGAGGTTGTTTTAAAGCATGATTTTTTTGCTAGACCGCTTTCTTTTTCAAGACTTAACACATTTTTAAAGTGCGCCAGAAAGTATTATTATGCTTATATTAAGGGCATTAAGCCTGCTAATATGCCTTATGAAAAAAGAGACTTTGAAGTAGGATTAAAGCTTCATGCCGCACTTTGCGAGTATTATCAAAATTTTAAGGAATTTGATTTAAGCAAATTTAAAAATATCCTTTTGCAAAAGGATATCAGCCCGCTTGATTTTGAAATTTTGATGGTTAAATTTGAAAAATTTAGCGAGGTTGAAGAGGCTAGATTTAAAGAGGGTTGGCGAGTTTTGGAGTGTGAAAAGAGGCTTGAAAATACGTTTTGTGGCGTGCATATAATCGGCGTTATAGATAGGATTGACGTTAAAAATGAGCAGATGATGCTCATTGATTATAAAAGCGGCTTGATAGAAAAAAAGTCCTTGCAGCTTCCATTTTATCAAGCGCTTATCGGCAAAGAATGCGAAACAAGGTATTATGACCTTAAAAACGAGATGAATTTGGTTGAAAATAGCTCAAATTTAGACGAACTTCAAGCAGAGATGGAAAATCTAAAAAGCATAAATAATACTCATATAAATTTCGCTCAAAATATCTCCGCAGAGTGTAGATACTGTGAGTTTAAAACTATTTGCAAGGGCGAACTATGA
- a CDS encoding RecB-like helicase: MKPFLALEASAGSGKTFALSVRFIATILNGANPNEIVALTFTKKAANEMKERIIKTFLALETHVAELAELSRMLKKSEEEILKMRDKQKAKFLESNLKIGTFDSFFASILRQFSLNLGLSSDFDISSNLKELQRAEFIAQISKDNALLKALAASIAAAQKSQNNFFETLEIFYENFSSLKRDENAKFPSPDKVEKALLNLREYAENNGGSKTAVDSFSEAKPIELIKRSFISKESLEYRTYSKIYTPKLDELFFELKNELKSYFDELEAYKINELGRFLEIYKRVKLELNQKLNTLTFSDINALVYELLCGKLDNQMLYFRLDGRINHLLIDEFQDTNVTQYEIMKPLIAEIVAGYGQNGLGSFFYVGDTKQSIYRFRGGKKELFDKLKSDFIQIENENLDTNYRSFKALVKFSNAVFKDKIANFIEQKASVKNDERIDGVQVLDECEYFKSEFNDHGFLRVVSSEDIVNEAVEQTKNLLANGVKEDDITILCWKNEDIDRLGLALEASGIKSLGEGATELIKSPYVGALLEYAKFCLFGDEIYKLNTEAILDVKAVRLKIDEAKPAFQSLKYLADKLGVSSDNSDVLRLYEMAQEFGNLANFIFNLERTQEKASSKSKNGVKIMTVHKSKGLQFEHVIVCDKIGGDKNDSSNFITEYDINSGWQIKHNVKKESFDDEFASLKQRVKELEYAEDINKLYVAFTRAICSLVVVKKLETNGKNPSFFSAYESSGKSVEYLNLNDFSFGKILPSKSEGANEKISQDHLDIAKISKQEVDESQRQSSKNLHAIYVGLALHYLLEMTAKFDENELEIAKISMQNRFSKFLTQNELDDVYKSALNLIKDKKFKEFTNSKFVFKEQPIRFQNSLRQIDLLCFKDDEICIIDYKTSKKNTEENIAQITQYKDAIRQFYPNFNVRAALFYAFKDKIEWIEI, from the coding sequence ATGAAGCCGTTTTTAGCCCTTGAAGCAAGTGCGGGAAGCGGCAAGACATTTGCGCTTAGCGTGAGATTTATCGCTACGATTTTAAACGGAGCAAACCCAAACGAGATAGTTGCGCTTACGTTTACTAAAAAAGCTGCAAACGAGATGAAAGAGCGTATTATCAAAACTTTTTTAGCTCTTGAAACTCACGTAGCGGAGCTTGCCGAACTATCAAGAATGCTTAAAAAAAGTGAAGAAGAAATTTTAAAAATGCGCGACAAGCAAAAGGCTAAATTTTTAGAATCAAATCTTAAAATAGGCACTTTTGATTCGTTTTTTGCGAGCATTTTAAGGCAGTTTAGCTTAAATTTGGGGTTAAGCTCCGATTTTGATATAAGCTCAAATTTAAAAGAGCTTCAAAGGGCAGAATTTATAGCTCAAATTTCAAAAGATAATGCGCTTTTAAAAGCGCTTGCCGCTTCAATCGCAGCCGCACAAAAGAGCCAAAACAACTTCTTTGAAACTCTTGAGATATTTTATGAGAATTTTAGCTCGCTAAAACGGGACGAAAATGCTAAATTCCCAAGTCCTGATAAAGTCGAAAAAGCCCTTTTAAATTTGCGCGAATATGCTGAAAATAATGGCGGTTCAAAAACGGCGGTTGATTCCTTTAGCGAAGCGAAGCCAATAGAGCTTATAAAGCGCTCTTTCATAAGCAAAGAAAGCCTTGAATACCGTACTTACTCTAAAATTTACACCCCTAAGCTTGATGAGCTGTTTTTTGAGCTTAAAAATGAGCTAAAGAGCTATTTTGACGAACTTGAAGCTTATAAGATAAATGAGCTTGGGCGGTTTTTAGAAATATATAAACGAGTAAAACTTGAGCTTAATCAAAAGCTAAATACTCTTACTTTTAGCGATATAAACGCACTTGTTTATGAGCTACTTTGTGGCAAGCTTGATAACCAGATGCTTTATTTTAGGCTTGACGGTAGGATAAATCACCTCTTGATCGATGAATTTCAAGACACAAACGTGACACAGTATGAGATCATGAAGCCATTAATTGCCGAAATAGTTGCGGGATACGGACAAAACGGGCTTGGAAGCTTTTTTTATGTGGGTGATACCAAGCAGAGTATTTACCGATTTCGCGGTGGGAAAAAAGAGCTTTTTGATAAGTTAAAGAGCGATTTTATCCAGATAGAAAATGAAAATTTAGATACTAATTACCGAAGTTTTAAGGCTCTTGTGAAGTTTTCAAATGCGGTTTTTAAGGATAAGATCGCAAATTTTATAGAGCAAAAAGCATCTGTAAAAAATGATGAGCGTATAGATGGCGTACAAGTTTTGGATGAGTGCGAGTATTTTAAAAGCGAGTTTAACGATCATGGATTTTTGCGTGTCGTAAGCAGTGAAGATATCGTAAACGAGGCGGTAGAGCAGACCAAAAATCTGCTTGCAAACGGAGTAAAAGAAGATGATATAACGATACTTTGCTGGAAAAACGAAGACATAGATCGCCTTGGTCTAGCACTTGAAGCTAGCGGCATAAAAAGTCTAGGAGAAGGAGCTACCGAGCTAATCAAAAGCCCTTATGTGGGCGCACTCTTGGAATATGCTAAATTTTGCCTATTTGGCGATGAAATTTATAAGCTAAATACAGAAGCGATTTTGGATGTAAAAGCCGTAAGACTAAAAATAGATGAAGCCAAACCGGCGTTTCAAAGCTTAAAATACTTAGCCGATAAACTTGGAGTAAGTAGCGATAATAGCGATGTTTTAAGGCTTTATGAGATGGCGCAAGAGTTTGGAAATTTAGCTAATTTTATATTTAACCTTGAAAGAACCCAAGAAAAAGCTAGTTCAAAAAGTAAAAACGGCGTAAAAATCATGACCGTGCATAAGTCAAAGGGGCTTCAGTTTGAGCATGTGATAGTATGTGATAAGATAGGCGGAGATAAAAACGATAGTTCAAATTTTATCACCGAATACGATATAAATAGCGGTTGGCAGATAAAGCATAACGTCAAAAAGGAGAGTTTTGATGATGAATTTGCAAGTCTTAAACAAAGAGTAAAAGAGCTCGAATACGCAGAGGATATAAATAAACTCTATGTTGCTTTTACACGCGCTATTTGTTCGCTTGTAGTTGTAAAAAAACTGGAAACAAACGGCAAAAATCCTAGCTTTTTTAGCGCGTATGAATCAAGCGGAAAAAGTGTGGAATATCTAAATTTAAATGACTTTAGTTTTGGAAAAATTTTGCCTAGTAAAAGTGAAGGTGCGAATGAGAAAATATCACAGGATCATCTTGACATAGCTAAAATTTCAAAGCAAGAAGTTGATGAATCCCAAAGGCAAAGTAGCAAGAATTTGCATGCCATTTATGTCGGGCTGGCGCTTCACTATCTGCTTGAAATGACGGCTAAATTTGATGAAAATGAGCTTGAAATAGCTAAAATTTCAATGCAAAATAGATTTAGTAAATTTCTTACGCAAAACGAGCTTGATGATGTTTATAAGAGCGCTTTAAATTTGATTAAAGATAAGAAATTTAAAGAATTTACAAATTCTAAATTTGTGTTTAAAGAGCAGCCTATTAGATTTCAAAACTCCCTTAGACAGATTGATTTGCTATGTTTTAAAGATGATGAAATTTGTATAATTGATTATAAAACTTCAAAGAAAAATACTGAAGAAAATATCGCTCAAATAACGCAGTATAAAGACGCTATAAGGCAGTTTTATCCGAATTTTAATGTTAGAGCCGCACTGTTTTACGCCTTTAAGGATAAGATAGAGTGGATTGAAATTTAA
- the rplM gene encoding 50S ribosomal protein L13, translating to MTKITKPNEVKRDWILLDASGKRFGRLLTEVATILRGKNKPNFTPNVDCGDYVIIINASKVEFTGNNKAEDKLYHRHSGYFGSVKSEKFGDLLANKPEKLFKLAVRGMLPKTKLGKEMIKKLKVYAGSEHPHTAQIAKEGK from the coding sequence ATGACAAAAATAACAAAGCCAAACGAAGTTAAGCGCGATTGGATTTTGCTTGATGCGTCCGGCAAGCGTTTTGGTAGATTATTAACCGAAGTTGCAACTATACTTCGCGGTAAAAATAAGCCAAATTTCACTCCAAACGTTGATTGTGGCGACTATGTTATCATAATAAACGCTTCAAAGGTAGAATTTACAGGCAACAATAAAGCCGAAGATAAGCTTTATCACAGACATTCTGGATATTTTGGTAGCGTAAAGAGCGAGAAATTCGGTGATTTGCTTGCAAATAAACCGGAAAAACTATTTAAGCTTGCTGTTCGCGGAATGCTTCCAAAGACAAAGCTTGGTAAAGAGATGATTAAGAAATTAAAAGTTTATGCGGGTAGCGAACATCCTCATACAGCTCAAATTGCTAAAGAAGGAAAATAA
- the rpsI gene encoding 30S ribosomal protein S9, producing the protein MAKVYATGKRKTAVAKVWIKSGSGKIIVNGMDLNTWLGGHEAIKLKVVQPLLLTKQDGSIDVTATTLGGGYSAQAEALRHGISKALAEMDADFRATLKPKGLLTRDSRVVERKKFGRRKARRSPQFSKR; encoded by the coding sequence ATGGCGAAAGTTTATGCAACTGGTAAAAGAAAAACTGCTGTAGCTAAGGTTTGGATAAAATCTGGAAGCGGAAAAATCATAGTAAACGGAATGGATCTTAATACTTGGCTTGGCGGTCATGAGGCGATCAAGCTAAAAGTTGTTCAACCACTTCTTCTAACAAAGCAAGACGGCAGCATAGACGTAACCGCTACAACTCTTGGCGGTGGATACTCAGCACAAGCCGAGGCTTTAAGACACGGAATTTCAAAAGCTTTGGCAGAGATGGATGCTGATTTCAGAGCTACTCTTAAACCAAAAGGCTTGTTAACTCGTGACTCACGTGTTGTTGAGCGTAAGAAATTTGGTAGAAGAAAAGCTAGAAGAAGCCCACAATTCTCTAAACGTTAA
- a CDS encoding OmpA family protein has protein sequence MKKIAIALVAATALFAADSAYNYELTPTIGGVHPEGNLGTNDHAAIGLRVGRNLENFFLDQVELGFNYSNNIKEFGVKGNATRYFVNVIKDFGLTNNLSLYGLLGAGWEDVSAKFVDNEDGGFGQYGLGLKYKVTENFALRAEAVDAIKFEHGDHNLFYTLGFAVGFGEKNAPVVAAAPEPKPMMPKPVNLDDDNDGVLNDVDKCPNTPAGVVVDETGCEKVIVLRDIGVNFAFDSYKVTPEYLEEIKKVAMFMSENPSYRVVLEGHTDSTGAEAYNQKLSEKRANAVAKALEGLGVSASKITTVGYGELKPIADNKTKQGRAENRRVEARFNK, from the coding sequence ATGAAAAAGATTGCTATTGCTTTAGTTGCTGCTACTGCACTTTTTGCTGCTGATTCGGCATATAACTATGAGTTGACTCCAACTATCGGAGGAGTTCACCCTGAAGGAAATCTTGGAACAAACGATCATGCTGCTATCGGTTTAAGAGTTGGCAGAAATCTTGAGAATTTTTTCCTTGATCAAGTTGAGTTAGGCTTTAATTATTCAAACAACATTAAAGAATTTGGTGTAAAAGGTAACGCTACAAGATACTTTGTAAACGTTATTAAAGATTTTGGTCTTACAAACAACCTATCTCTATACGGACTACTTGGTGCTGGTTGGGAAGATGTATCTGCTAAATTTGTTGACAATGAAGATGGCGGATTTGGTCAGTATGGCTTGGGTCTAAAATATAAAGTTACAGAAAACTTTGCACTTCGTGCAGAAGCTGTTGATGCTATCAAATTTGAGCATGGAGATCACAACCTATTCTACACACTCGGTTTTGCTGTAGGATTTGGCGAGAAGAATGCTCCGGTAGTTGCCGCTGCTCCGGAACCGAAACCAATGATGCCAAAACCTGTAAATCTTGACGATGACAACGACGGCGTTTTAAATGACGTTGATAAATGCCCTAATACACCGGCAGGCGTTGTAGTTGATGAGACAGGTTGCGAGAAAGTTATCGTTCTTAGAGATATCGGTGTAAATTTTGCATTTGATAGCTATAAAGTAACTCCTGAATATCTTGAGGAAATCAAAAAAGTAGCTATGTTTATGAGTGAAAATCCAAGCTACCGTGTTGTACTAGAAGGACATACTGATAGCACAGGCGCTGAGGCTTACAACCAAAAACTATCTGAAAAAAGAGCAAATGCTGTTGCTAAAGCTCTTGAGGGTCTTGGTGTAAGCGCAAGCAAAATCACAACTGTAGGTTATGGTGAGCTTAAACCTATAGCTGACAATAAAACAAAACAAGGTAGAGCTGAAAACAGACGTGTTGAAGCTAGATTTAATAAATAA
- a CDS encoding mechanosensitive ion channel family protein, which produces MSDINFDAIWSLISSYSLKILGSIAILLIGKWLVDRVSKLLSKVITVSKFDETLSRFILNVIKTLLIVFVIIAAISNLGIETSMFVAAFGALGLAIGMAFKDTFSNIGAGILIVFFRPFKIGDTVEVSGVLGVVSEISIFSTILKTGDNKTIIVPNGQIINDNIINYSKEGTRRVEIVFGIDYNDDLKLAKEIILKIANENPKVLKNPVPFVGVSSLGDNSVNLAARLWCLSGDFMDVQFSMLEAVKLEFDNQGISIPFPQLNIHYPQKKQSE; this is translated from the coding sequence ATGAGCGATATTAATTTTGATGCTATTTGGTCTTTGATATCCTCATACTCGCTTAAAATTTTAGGCTCTATCGCCATCTTGCTTATAGGAAAGTGGCTTGTTGATAGAGTTTCTAAACTACTTTCTAAAGTTATAACTGTTTCAAAATTCGATGAAACTCTTTCAAGATTTATACTTAATGTAATAAAAACTCTTCTAATAGTCTTCGTAATCATAGCCGCTATATCAAATTTAGGCATAGAAACCTCTATGTTTGTAGCAGCATTTGGAGCCCTTGGTCTTGCTATAGGTATGGCATTTAAAGATACTTTTTCTAATATCGGCGCGGGTATTTTGATAGTATTTTTTAGACCTTTTAAGATCGGTGATACCGTTGAAGTTTCAGGTGTTTTGGGAGTAGTTAGCGAAATAAGTATATTTAGCACTATCTTAAAAACAGGAGACAATAAAACTATTATCGTTCCAAACGGTCAGATCATCAACGATAATATCATAAATTACTCAAAAGAGGGTACAAGACGCGTTGAAATAGTATTTGGTATTGACTATAACGATGATTTAAAGCTTGCTAAAGAGATTATTTTAAAAATAGCTAACGAAAATCCAAAAGTTTTAAAAAACCCGGTCCCTTTCGTAGGTGTAAGTAGCCTTGGAGACAATAGCGTAAATTTGGCTGCTAGACTTTGGTGTTTGAGTGGAGATTTTATGGATGTTCAGTTTAGTATGCTTGAAGCTGTAAAATTAGAGTTTGATAATCAAGGCATCTCTATACCTTTCCCTCAACTTAATATCCACTATCCGCAAAAGAAGCAGAGTGAATAA
- a CDS encoding HAD family hydrolase: MNKTILFDLDGTLIDSTPAILDGFNQAFRAHGAFEPNSQDIKSLIGHPLDVMFARLGVNNELIDSYIEAYKARYQEIYLDQTTLLKFAKEAVKLASQIADVGVVTTKTSKFSAILLEHLDIMQYVKTLIGRNDVANPKPNPEPINLALARLGKDGFQDRANTFMIGDTCMDMGAARAAKVNGLALLCGYSTLDVLQTCSDKIFSNSLEAVEYIKNL, encoded by the coding sequence GTGAATAAAACTATACTGTTTGATCTTGACGGAACTCTTATTGATTCAACTCCTGCTATTTTAGACGGCTTTAATCAGGCTTTTAGAGCGCACGGTGCTTTTGAACCAAATAGCCAAGATATAAAATCGCTTATAGGACATCCTCTTGATGTTATGTTTGCTAGATTAGGCGTAAATAACGAACTCATAGATAGCTATATAGAGGCTTATAAGGCTAGATATCAGGAAATCTATTTAGATCAAACTACGCTTTTAAAATTTGCCAAAGAGGCAGTTAAGCTAGCTTCCCAGATAGCAGATGTTGGTGTAGTTACTACTAAGACTTCTAAATTTTCGGCGATATTGCTTGAGCATCTTGATATTATGCAGTATGTTAAAACTCTTATCGGAAGAAATGATGTGGCAAATCCAAAGCCAAATCCTGAGCCTATAAATTTAGCTTTAGCAAGGCTTGGTAAAGATGGTTTCCAAGATAGAGCCAATACTTTTATGATAGGTGATACTTGTATGGATATGGGCGCTGCAAGAGCGGCTAAAGTGAATGGCTTAGCGCTACTTTGCGGTTATAGCACGCTTGATGTTTTACAAACTTGCTCTGATAAAATTTTTAGTAACTCTCTTGAGGCTGTTGAGTATATAAAAAATTTGTAA